A part of Microbulbifer sp. MI-G genomic DNA contains:
- a CDS encoding efflux RND transporter periplasmic adaptor subunit, which produces MKHLLPVKVATVTSGAESTDRQFAGRVKAVQSVDLSFQVGGKLDRLNFLEGEILPKGTLIAELDDRDYRRRVKEARVNLELLEKTLKRQRSLAGSKVVSQQQLDEVESNFNLAKVALEKAEQDLAYTKLRVPFDALATRQLVENYTNVQPGQAIVRLQNISEVRIQISVPEKMLATVSKDRISSVNAEFEFLPERAFALEYREHQAEADSVTQTYIVELGMPRPENVQILPGMTARVKVKLKEEKGDLWIPLAAVQTGADGNPYVWQINADQSVSRAPVALGRTDGESVQVVEGLSPAMKLVAAGGQHLYDGAKVRNYAQD; this is translated from the coding sequence ATGAAGCACCTGTTGCCGGTCAAGGTGGCCACTGTCACCAGTGGTGCAGAATCTACGGATCGCCAGTTTGCCGGGCGGGTGAAAGCGGTACAGAGTGTGGATCTCTCATTCCAGGTGGGCGGCAAGCTGGACCGGCTAAATTTTCTCGAGGGAGAAATCCTTCCCAAGGGTACTCTGATTGCGGAGTTGGACGATCGGGATTACCGCCGCAGGGTCAAAGAGGCCCGTGTCAATCTAGAGCTACTGGAGAAGACCCTGAAACGGCAGCGTTCTCTGGCGGGATCAAAAGTGGTATCCCAACAACAGCTCGACGAAGTCGAGAGTAATTTCAATCTGGCAAAAGTGGCATTGGAAAAGGCTGAACAGGACTTGGCCTATACCAAATTGCGCGTGCCCTTTGATGCGCTTGCTACCCGTCAGCTTGTGGAAAATTATACCAATGTACAGCCCGGTCAGGCCATTGTTCGGCTGCAAAATATTTCTGAAGTGCGCATACAGATTTCGGTGCCGGAAAAAATGCTGGCAACTGTCAGCAAGGACCGGATCAGTTCGGTGAATGCAGAATTTGAATTCCTGCCGGAACGGGCGTTTGCCCTTGAATACCGGGAGCACCAGGCAGAGGCGGACAGCGTGACCCAGACCTATATCGTTGAACTGGGCATGCCGCGTCCAGAGAATGTGCAAATTCTCCCCGGTATGACGGCACGGGTGAAGGTGAAGCTGAAAGAGGAGAAGGGCGATTTGTGGATTCCGCTGGCGGCGGTACAGACTGGTGCCGATGGCAATCCCTATGTCTGGCAGATCAATGCAGACCAGTCTGTATCCCGGGCTCCCGTCGCCCTCGGGCGCACAGATGGGGAATCGGTACAGGTCGTTGAAGGCCTGTCACCGGCAATGAAACTGGTGGCCGCTGGCGGTCAACATCTCTACGACGGTGCAAAAGTACGCAATTATGCACAGGATTAA
- a CDS encoding YchJ family protein, translating to MTVPPCPCGSGKNLRACCGLYLSGKAYPNTAVSLLRSRYTAYATGNLTYLHKTWHPDSRPNLHPEDLTTQWTHLRIIRVKPGLKRSAAEFKALYLDGNQVCEVHEISLFKLYRKRWVYLQACADWP from the coding sequence ATGACGGTGCCACCCTGCCCCTGCGGCTCGGGCAAAAATCTGAGAGCCTGCTGCGGCCTCTACCTGTCCGGCAAAGCCTACCCAAATACAGCAGTATCTCTGTTGCGCAGCCGCTACACCGCCTATGCCACAGGCAATCTGACCTATTTACACAAGACCTGGCACCCCGATAGCCGCCCAAACCTCCACCCGGAAGACCTGACAACCCAATGGACACATCTGCGGATCATCCGGGTTAAGCCAGGGCTGAAGCGCTCTGCCGCGGAGTTTAAAGCGCTGTACCTGGATGGTAACCAAGTGTGTGAGGTTCACGAGATTTCCCTGTTCAAACTGTACAGGAAGCGCTGGGTCTATTTGCAGGCCTGTGCGGAT
- a CDS encoding TetR/AcrR family transcriptional regulator, with the protein MPKVDKATIVRAAEAVVRERGARKLTLDAVADHCGLSKGGLIHHFPTKQSLIKAMLQAAVDREYASTEAFVASGADLLIARLNAIFELMEDDESLPRSLIAAVAENPALLDPFKAKQAALRSELTETYRDPELAQLLILAAQGMFLGRVLGVLEIEDPVFERLRKRLLMLSTDLA; encoded by the coding sequence GTGCCGAAAGTCGATAAGGCTACGATAGTGCGTGCGGCAGAAGCGGTGGTGCGGGAGCGGGGCGCGCGCAAGCTTACCCTGGATGCAGTGGCCGATCACTGCGGCCTCAGCAAGGGGGGGCTCATCCATCACTTTCCTACCAAGCAGTCGCTGATCAAGGCCATGCTGCAGGCAGCCGTTGACAGGGAGTATGCCAGTACCGAGGCCTTTGTCGCGTCGGGGGCCGATTTGCTGATCGCCCGCCTCAATGCCATTTTTGAACTGATGGAGGATGATGAGTCCCTGCCGCGATCTCTGATAGCGGCTGTGGCAGAGAATCCGGCACTGCTCGACCCCTTCAAAGCCAAGCAGGCGGCGCTGCGCAGTGAACTGACTGAAACCTATCGTGATCCTGAGTTGGCCCAGCTTTTGATCCTGGCGGCCCAGGGGATGTTTCTCGGACGTGTACTGGGGGTTTTGGAGATTGAGGACCCAGTGTTCGAGCGCCTGCGCAAACGCCTGCTGATGCTTTCCACCGATCTCGCCTAA